One window from the genome of Planctomycetota bacterium encodes:
- a CDS encoding phosphoenolpyruvate protein kinase, translating into MATSPSVIRRGLAYAVIVGVILIAINHGDAILRGDITWPRLWRMGLTVIVPYMVSTLSSVGAMRRARKIESQTM; encoded by the coding sequence CTGGCGACCTCGCCGTCGGTGATCCGGCGGGGGCTGGCCTATGCGGTGATCGTCGGAGTCATCCTCATTGCGATCAATCACGGCGACGCGATCCTTCGCGGCGACATCACCTGGCCGCGCCTTTGGCGCATGGGCCTGACCGTGATCGTGCCGTATATGGTCTCTACCCTATCCAGCGTCGGGGCGATGCGTCGCGCCCGGAAAATTGAATCACAGACGATGTAA
- a CDS encoding DUF2934 domain-containing protein, translating into MSKKNSSPAPVSQHDIEARAYAIYLGEDCPEGRCEQHWLQAEQQLLAAANNGHAKAKAAPKAHKTRNRS; encoded by the coding sequence ATGTCCAAAAAGAATTCTTCCCCCGCACCTGTCAGCCAACACGACATTGAAGCCCGCGCCTATGCGATCTACCTGGGCGAAGACTGCCCGGAGGGCCGCTGCGAACAGCACTGGCTTCAGGCTGAACAGCAACTGCTGGCCGCCGCCAACAATGGCCACGCCAAGGCGAAGGCCGCCCCAAAGGCGCACAAAACACGGAACCGCTCGTGA
- a CDS encoding DUF3179 domain-containing protein, with the protein MGRRLIRPDEDSRSRLWFMYHVVFVMLLAHFALVYLKPGYFYDPQTRARRSFGGFAAEAPARLIERDGRRWLRGGERESDHFDVTRFRLDPKSLHYGIGRERFPALIEPKFVSSAEADGWLAPEALVLAVRLGDEVKVYPIDLLVRHEVVNDVVGGVPIFTAYCILADLGAVYDRRLDDHVLTFALSGYTYADAEVWDGRDAFVLWDRETESLWWPPIGKAVSGPLIDAPLKLLDQDAWTQTTWDHVKQQHSEALVLEQGQDFKRPTAWRRLDVSEGSGGSGGLQGSTSRNTPSPAIAPQWGGNEPW; encoded by the coding sequence ATGGGGCGTCGTCTGATCCGACCCGATGAAGATTCCAGAAGCAGGCTCTGGTTCATGTACCACGTGGTCTTCGTGATGCTGCTGGCGCATTTCGCGCTGGTTTATCTGAAACCCGGCTACTTTTACGACCCGCAGACGCGTGCGCGGCGATCGTTCGGTGGATTCGCCGCCGAGGCGCCGGCACGACTGATCGAGCGCGACGGCCGGCGGTGGCTGCGCGGCGGTGAGCGCGAGTCCGATCACTTCGACGTCACGCGGTTCCGACTCGACCCGAAGAGCCTGCACTACGGCATCGGCCGCGAACGATTCCCGGCGCTGATCGAGCCGAAGTTCGTCTCCTCCGCCGAGGCCGACGGCTGGCTGGCCCCGGAGGCGCTCGTTCTGGCGGTGCGCCTCGGCGATGAAGTCAAGGTCTATCCCATTGATCTGCTGGTCCGGCATGAGGTGGTCAACGATGTCGTCGGCGGGGTGCCGATCTTCACGGCCTACTGCATCCTGGCGGATCTGGGCGCGGTGTACGATCGCCGCTTGGATGATCATGTGCTGACCTTCGCTCTCAGCGGATACACCTACGCCGACGCCGAGGTCTGGGACGGCCGCGACGCCTTCGTGCTCTGGGATCGCGAAACCGAGAGCCTGTGGTGGCCGCCGATCGGCAAGGCGGTGTCGGGGCCGTTGATCGATGCTCCGCTGAAGCTGCTGGATCAAGACGCCTGGACACAGACCACATGGGACCATGTCAAGCAACAGCATTCCGAAGCGCTGGTCCTGGAGCAGGGACAGGATTTCAAACGCCCGACCGCATGGAGGCGGCTGGACGTTTCCGAAGGTTCCGGGGGTTCCGGGGGTTTGCAAGGATCAACCTCGCGGAACACCCCCTCGCCGGCGATCGCCCCGCAGTGGGGCGGCAACGAACCCTGGTGA
- a CDS encoding DUF3179 domain-containing protein, with amino-acid sequence MSTSAISARRPRKPQPRREIEARLIAIGAMLLIAMVFMLNPPVLRAQSGTRSSGSASRAEPLTQFNTQGLTVPRDQILSGGPPKDGIPALTNPKTIAVTDAPYRNDDRMVVVEIAGQVRAYPINVLNWHEAINDTLGDTPGTPETLETPITVIYCPLCDSVSVVDRRMGGQTLEFGISGLLQNSNVLLYDRTHKALWSQVGLAAISGPNAGKSLKYLPWQLTSFVELKKTHPKATVVTTETGHRRDYSRNPYASYFATDRLMFPVAHKDPRLKPKEPIVGVRLGQQVHAYPLNAIGRAPQRTIDERIDGQRLVLKMDEAGGVSVVEAPAEAQVVHTFWFAWSAFHPQTTVYGQKQPGSDRR; translated from the coding sequence ATGTCAACATCCGCCATTTCCGCACGCCGACCGCGAAAACCACAACCCCGCCGCGAGATCGAGGCGAGGTTGATTGCCATAGGCGCCATGCTGTTGATCGCTATGGTGTTCATGCTCAACCCTCCGGTGCTGCGGGCCCAGTCCGGCACACGGAGCTCGGGCAGCGCGAGCCGAGCCGAGCCCCTGACGCAGTTCAACACGCAGGGACTGACCGTGCCGCGCGATCAGATTCTTTCCGGCGGTCCGCCCAAGGACGGCATCCCCGCGCTGACGAACCCCAAAACGATTGCCGTAACGGACGCGCCATACCGCAATGACGATCGGATGGTGGTCGTCGAGATCGCCGGCCAGGTTCGGGCATACCCGATCAATGTGCTCAACTGGCACGAGGCGATCAACGACACCCTCGGCGACACCCCCGGAACCCCGGAAACCTTGGAAACTCCGATCACCGTCATCTACTGCCCGCTGTGCGACTCGGTCAGCGTCGTCGACCGCCGCATGGGCGGGCAGACGCTCGAGTTCGGGATCAGCGGCCTGTTGCAAAACTCCAATGTGCTGCTTTACGACCGCACGCACAAGGCGTTGTGGTCGCAGGTCGGACTTGCGGCCATCAGCGGCCCCAACGCTGGTAAGTCGCTTAAATACCTGCCCTGGCAGTTGACCAGTTTCGTCGAACTGAAAAAGACGCATCCCAAGGCCACGGTCGTCACCACGGAAACCGGCCACCGCCGCGACTACTCCCGTAATCCGTACGCATCGTATTTCGCCACGGATCGGCTGATGTTCCCCGTCGCCCACAAGGACCCGCGCCTCAAGCCCAAAGAGCCCATCGTCGGTGTGCGGCTCGGCCAGCAGGTTCACGCCTATCCGCTGAACGCCATCGGGCGCGCGCCGCAGCGCACGATTGACGAGCGGATTGACGGACAGCGACTGGTCCTGAAAATGGACGAAGCCGGCGGCGTATCCGTCGTCGAGGCGCCAGCCGAGGCTCAGGTCGTGCACACGTTCTGGTTCGCATGGTCGGCGTTTCATCCGCAAACCACGGTGTACGGCCAGAAGCAACCCGGCAGTGATCGCCGCTGA
- a CDS encoding SpoIIE family protein phosphatase, which produces MPQDDAIIPDAVPESSGTTPRACELHPLDCLEVWGGSNEIDSAVSVTGLDVWVWSRPAEAGGGGDIYLVSMCACAEVSRFLIADVTGHDTEAADVATRLRKLMRRHINKPDQTRLACSLNHDFDGMQRHGKFATAVLATFFPPSRHLILCNAGHPAPLWYQARERRWVTLDHTWQKINPESRNLPLGIFTDSDYVQFAVRLERNDLVLVYTDGLTETQDARGRMLNESGLLRLIRQLDTRQPDQFMSELRARVVDFAGHQPPHDDTTLLLLSPNGQQPRRQSLVQRIKVTAKMLGLLPAK; this is translated from the coding sequence ATGCCCCAAGACGACGCGATTATTCCCGATGCCGTGCCGGAATCCTCTGGAACCACACCGAGAGCGTGTGAACTACATCCACTGGACTGTCTGGAAGTCTGGGGCGGCAGCAACGAAATCGACAGTGCCGTGAGCGTCACGGGTCTGGACGTGTGGGTTTGGTCTCGCCCCGCCGAGGCCGGCGGCGGCGGCGATATCTACCTGGTGTCGATGTGCGCCTGCGCCGAGGTGTCACGCTTTCTCATCGCCGACGTGACCGGTCACGACACGGAGGCGGCCGACGTGGCGACCCGCCTGCGCAAACTCATGCGGCGACACATCAACAAGCCGGACCAGACCCGTCTGGCCTGTTCGCTGAACCACGACTTCGACGGCATGCAGCGCCATGGCAAGTTCGCCACCGCCGTGCTGGCGACCTTTTTCCCGCCTTCCCGCCACCTGATCCTCTGCAACGCCGGACATCCCGCCCCGCTGTGGTATCAGGCGCGGGAGCGACGCTGGGTCACACTGGATCACACGTGGCAGAAAATCAATCCCGAAAGCCGCAACCTGCCCCTGGGCATCTTCACCGACTCGGATTACGTCCAGTTCGCGGTGCGCCTGGAGCGTAACGATCTGGTGCTGGTGTACACCGACGGTCTGACTGAGACTCAAGACGCCCGTGGGCGAATGCTGAATGAAAGCGGCCTACTGCGGCTCATCCGGCAACTGGACACACGGCAGCCCGACCAGTTCATGAGCGAGCTTCGCGCCCGCGTCGTCGACTTCGCGGGCCACCAGCCGCCGCACGACGACACGACGCTGCTCCTGCTGAGTCCGAACGGCCAGCAGCCGCGCCGCCAAAGCCTGGTCCAACGCATCAAAGTCACCGCGAAGATGCTCGGCCTGTTGCCGGCCAAGTGA
- a CDS encoding MerR family transcriptional regulator, with the protein MSSMTIGQAAREAGVGVETIRYYQRQGLIDQPARRGTGFRHYDRQTVRRLRFIRHAKRLGFTLREIRELLELHVDPECRGRCRQMLELTSTKLADIEQRIAELERMKRTLSQLAAACRRRRSAADCPILDALDDGSCLDDTDA; encoded by the coding sequence ATGTCGAGCATGACGATCGGACAGGCCGCTCGGGAAGCCGGCGTCGGTGTCGAGACGATCCGGTACTACCAGCGCCAAGGGCTCATCGATCAGCCGGCGCGGCGGGGAACAGGTTTTCGGCACTATGACCGGCAGACCGTGCGGCGACTTCGATTCATCCGCCATGCCAAGCGTCTGGGTTTCACGCTGCGCGAGATCCGGGAGTTGCTGGAACTGCATGTCGATCCCGAATGCCGGGGCCGCTGCCGGCAGATGCTTGAACTGACCTCCACCAAACTCGCGGACATCGAGCAGCGCATCGCCGAGTTGGAGCGGATGAAGCGGACACTGTCACAACTTGCCGCCGCGTGCCGCCGGCGGCGATCGGCGGCGGATTGCCCGATCCTTGACGCCCTGGATGACGGATCATGCCTCGATGACACCGACGCGTAA
- a CDS encoding methyltransferase domain-containing protein, translating into MKTRESGMPDESMWAGFFSPEQTLVRLELAGTCRDVVDFGCGYGTFSIPAARIVRGAVHALDIETEMIEATVRKAKQAGLDNVRVERRDFVTDGTGLPAESVDYVMLFNILHCERPELLLGEAYRVLSTGGRLGIMHWNYDPATPRGPTMGIRPRPEQCRTWAETVGFGCICSLPIDLPPHHYGWIMEKR; encoded by the coding sequence ATGAAGACACGTGAGAGCGGCATGCCGGATGAGTCGATGTGGGCGGGCTTTTTTTCGCCGGAGCAAACGCTGGTGAGGTTGGAGTTGGCCGGCACGTGTCGCGATGTGGTGGACTTCGGCTGCGGCTACGGCACATTCAGCATCCCAGCCGCGCGGATCGTCCGTGGCGCCGTTCACGCTTTGGACATCGAAACCGAAATGATCGAAGCAACCGTCCGCAAAGCCAAGCAAGCAGGTCTGGACAACGTCCGTGTCGAGCGGCGGGATTTCGTCACCGACGGGACGGGGCTGCCCGCTGAAAGCGTCGATTACGTCATGCTGTTTAACATCCTGCACTGCGAGCGGCCGGAGCTGCTGTTGGGAGAGGCGTACCGTGTGCTTTCAACCGGCGGGCGACTGGGCATCATGCATTGGAACTATGATCCGGCCACGCCGCGCGGCCCCACGATGGGCATCCGCCCGCGCCCCGAGCAGTGCCGCACATGGGCTGAAACAGTGGGATTCGGCTGCATCTGCTCGCTCCCCATTGACCTGCCTCCGCATCACTACGGCTGGATCATGGAGAAACGGTGA
- a CDS encoding carboxymuconolactone decarboxylase family protein, whose amino-acid sequence MFLNVLHTDNALQGAGELLGKAQKEYGFVPNLLGVMAHAPKLLEGYMTLSRLFDQSSLDATERQVVLLAVSAVNRCHYCVPAYTVIAKMQGVESNVIEAIRDDRPIDDPKLQALRQFAAEMATTRGWPSDEAKQTFHEVGYTEAQALEVVLGVGLKTLSNYTNHLADTPLDDAFADAAWSPGAARA is encoded by the coding sequence ATGTTCCTGAACGTCCTCCATACCGACAACGCACTGCAAGGCGCTGGCGAACTGCTGGGCAAGGCTCAGAAAGAGTACGGTTTTGTCCCCAATCTGCTGGGCGTCATGGCCCATGCGCCGAAACTGCTCGAAGGCTACATGACACTGAGCAGGCTGTTCGACCAGTCGTCGCTGGACGCCACAGAGCGGCAGGTGGTTTTGCTGGCGGTCAGCGCGGTCAACCGGTGCCATTACTGCGTGCCGGCCTACACCGTGATCGCGAAGATGCAGGGCGTCGAGTCGAACGTAATCGAAGCGATTCGCGATGACCGGCCGATCGACGATCCAAAACTTCAGGCGCTGCGCCAGTTCGCGGCGGAGATGGCGACGACGCGCGGCTGGCCGAGCGATGAAGCCAAACAGACCTTCCACGAAGTCGGCTACACCGAGGCGCAGGCTCTGGAAGTGGTGCTCGGGGTTGGCCTCAAGACGCTGTCGAACTACACCAACCACCTGGCCGACACGCCGCTGGATGACGCGTTTGCCGACGCTGCGTGGAGTCCCGGCGCCGCACGCGCCTAA
- a CDS encoding zf-HC2 domain-containing protein, producing MLNCKQTARLISEGLDRKLSLRQRMNLWMHLAMCGACSAYRRQIQLINRLVRRRFTEQAADRPEDGPACPSEAKQRITQTLKDRESM from the coding sequence ATGCTCAACTGCAAGCAAACCGCTCGATTGATCTCCGAGGGGCTCGACCGCAAGCTGTCGCTGCGGCAGCGGATGAACCTGTGGATGCATCTGGCGATGTGTGGGGCATGCTCGGCCTATCGCCGACAGATTCAGTTGATCAACCGACTGGTTCGACGCCGCTTCACCGAGCAGGCGGCAGACCGTCCAGAAGATGGTCCAGCCTGCCCGTCCGAGGCTAAACAACGGATCACGCAGACGCTCAAGGACAGAGAATCGATGTAA
- a CDS encoding sigma-70 family RNA polymerase sigma factor, with amino-acid sequence MIDEVSGLIRRMVTRTIHANHSHGVYWPRHSDLGGFLMTRDPTNRPSSTSSVGAEHWVEAYADVLYRYAMGRVGQNHLAEDLVQETLLAALQARQSFRGDSQQRTWLIGILRHKIVDHFRSTVTRHEVQAEDDSGGDVMDSWFDEKGRWRRPPTPWKAEGEQLLEKGEFWEVFRQCMENLPERPRQVFALRVMDERETDEICKELKITATNLWVILHRARALLRACLEKHWFSEGNADSDVNR; translated from the coding sequence TTGATCGACGAGGTTTCAGGACTCATACGCCGAATGGTAACGCGGACGATTCATGCAAACCACAGTCATGGGGTATACTGGCCACGGCATTCCGACCTTGGAGGCTTCCTGATGACCCGTGATCCGACCAATCGACCTTCATCGACATCGAGCGTCGGCGCCGAACATTGGGTCGAGGCCTATGCAGATGTGCTCTACCGCTATGCGATGGGGCGGGTCGGTCAGAATCATCTGGCCGAGGATCTGGTGCAGGAGACGCTGCTGGCGGCGCTGCAGGCCCGACAATCCTTTCGGGGGGATTCGCAGCAGCGGACGTGGCTGATCGGAATTCTCCGGCACAAGATTGTGGATCACTTCCGATCCACCGTCACACGCCACGAGGTGCAGGCCGAGGATGACTCAGGGGGCGATGTGATGGATTCGTGGTTTGATGAAAAGGGTCGGTGGCGCCGGCCGCCGACCCCGTGGAAGGCCGAAGGCGAACAGCTTCTGGAAAAGGGTGAATTCTGGGAGGTGTTCCGGCAATGCATGGAGAACCTGCCGGAACGTCCACGCCAGGTGTTCGCCCTGCGTGTGATGGATGAGCGGGAGACCGATGAGATCTGTAAGGAATTGAAGATCACCGCGACCAATCTGTGGGTGATCCTGCACCGCGCCCGGGCGCTGCTACGGGCCTGCCTGGAGAAGCACTGGTTTTCCGAGGGCAACGCGGACAGTGACGTCAACAGGTAA
- a CDS encoding HAMP domain-containing protein: MSPETSSIKKRLQHVSLHTKIIVPMVALAIVPVMIVGGFSITRMRGVLQELVVQRVVFDTESKAQQLQAYLQSIRQDLRFLSQLDIVRELADAAANTGAAPAALRANVERQLVIFSQGKRAYYQVRYLTDAGREVVRLDVDGGAPRVVAEPNLQNKGPRYYVQQLLATEPGEIYVSPMDLNIEHGQVEVPHRGVVRLGIRVAGTDGQWRGMLVVNVFADYILSLIGPLPGSIEAWLLDEEGAYLGGVKTDDPRLSLETRRSLSADYAPPEVALILGAQHQAQTIRTQLSIVTAASLTVDPREPQQRWILLMLRPRHLLEAPIRFLTVTLGVVIGLVTVTASVVGLFVGWYVVRPITALRRTTRQIAEGDLSRRVHIETGDEIESLADDFNRMAKHLCESRDHLAAWNDKLAQEVTRQTEHLRRLQSGLAQSDKLASIGQMTAGIMHEIGNPLAAIKTKIQVAEWAGELPEAQRELVHEVLEEVNRLTLFLRSFSRLGRLSEPRMASVGLAEVVQGVITLVEPELRCRGIDIHVEQPPQAVWLHCDANQLRQVVINLVLNAADAMSGGGSVLVRMRRARTPTDTAPGIVIEVVDHGPGIDPQVVEQIWDPFFTTKPDGTGLGLATCRRIVEDHRGTIQVHSTPGQGTIFVVHLPGAVEQTDDQARDGSDA, translated from the coding sequence ATGAGTCCTGAAACCTCGTCGATCAAGAAGCGATTGCAGCATGTCAGCCTTCATACCAAGATCATCGTGCCGATGGTGGCGTTGGCGATTGTTCCGGTGATGATCGTCGGGGGATTCTCGATCACGCGGATGCGCGGGGTGCTTCAAGAGTTGGTCGTCCAGCGGGTGGTCTTCGACACCGAATCCAAGGCCCAGCAGCTTCAAGCCTATCTTCAGTCGATCCGGCAGGATCTGCGGTTTCTGAGTCAACTGGACATCGTGCGTGAGTTGGCCGATGCCGCGGCGAACACCGGTGCGGCTCCCGCGGCGTTGCGCGCGAACGTCGAGCGGCAACTGGTCATATTCTCCCAGGGTAAGCGGGCGTATTACCAGGTCCGTTACCTGACCGACGCGGGGCGCGAGGTCGTGCGCCTGGATGTGGACGGTGGGGCGCCCCGAGTGGTCGCCGAGCCGAACCTTCAGAACAAAGGACCGCGATATTACGTGCAGCAACTGCTGGCAACGGAGCCGGGCGAGATTTACGTTTCGCCGATGGACCTGAATATCGAACACGGTCAGGTGGAGGTGCCGCACCGCGGCGTCGTGCGCCTTGGCATCCGGGTCGCCGGGACCGATGGACAATGGCGGGGCATGCTCGTGGTGAATGTCTTCGCGGATTACATCCTGTCACTGATCGGTCCCTTGCCGGGGAGCATCGAGGCGTGGTTGCTCGACGAAGAAGGGGCTTATCTGGGTGGGGTCAAGACCGACGATCCGCGATTGTCCCTGGAAACACGCCGCTCCCTCAGCGCCGATTACGCCCCACCGGAAGTTGCGTTGATTCTCGGTGCTCAGCACCAGGCCCAGACGATCCGCACGCAACTGTCGATTGTCACGGCGGCCAGCCTGACGGTCGATCCCCGCGAACCTCAGCAACGCTGGATTCTGCTGATGCTGCGGCCGCGCCATCTTCTGGAGGCGCCGATCCGGTTCCTGACGGTCACGCTGGGGGTCGTCATTGGCCTGGTCACGGTGACGGCGAGCGTCGTGGGCCTGTTCGTGGGCTGGTACGTGGTGCGGCCAATCACGGCGCTACGCCGGACGACGCGCCAGATCGCCGAAGGCGACCTGAGCAGGCGCGTCCACATCGAGACTGGCGATGAAATCGAATCGCTCGCCGACGACTTCAACCGCATGGCTAAACACCTGTGCGAATCACGCGATCATCTGGCGGCCTGGAATGACAAATTGGCGCAGGAAGTTACACGGCAAACCGAACACCTGCGACGTCTGCAAAGCGGCTTGGCGCAGTCGGACAAACTGGCGTCGATCGGGCAGATGACCGCCGGGATCATGCACGAGATCGGCAATCCGCTGGCGGCGATCAAGACGAAGATTCAGGTCGCCGAGTGGGCTGGCGAGCTGCCCGAGGCCCAACGCGAACTGGTCCACGAAGTGTTGGAGGAAGTCAATCGCCTGACGTTGTTTCTGCGTTCGTTCTCGCGACTCGGGCGTCTGAGCGAGCCACGCATGGCGTCGGTGGGACTAGCCGAGGTCGTCCAAGGCGTGATCACGCTGGTGGAGCCGGAACTTCGATGCCGAGGGATCGACATCCACGTGGAACAGCCGCCGCAGGCTGTCTGGCTGCATTGCGACGCCAACCAGTTACGCCAGGTGGTGATTAATCTGGTGCTCAACGCGGCTGACGCGATGTCCGGCGGCGGGTCGGTGCTGGTTCGCATGAGACGGGCCCGAACACCCACCGACACGGCGCCGGGCATCGTGATCGAGGTCGTCGACCATGGCCCGGGCATCGACCCGCAGGTCGTCGAGCAGATCTGGGACCCGTTTTTCACCACCAAACCCGATGGCACGGGTCTGGGGCTTGCAACCTGCCGACGGATCGTCGAGGATCACAGGGGCACCATCCAGGTCCACAGCACGCCGGGCCAGGGCACGATCTTCGTCGTTCACCTGCCGGGTGCCGTGGAGCAGACCGATGACCAAGCCCGCGACGGGTCAGACGCATGA
- a CDS encoding response regulator yields MSITMLIVEDDAGLRRSLEKFFRQDGYTVVVAERADQAMRLLHENLIDLMLLDIHLPDRSGLSVLAETCELDPRILTIVMTAYADIQTAVRAMQGGAHDFVVKPFELDELHLIVERAVEARHLRRQVRRFERERISGEPVQELLGQSPVMRQLRDQIDKVAVAQSPVLVVGETGTGKELVVNTIHRRSRRVAGPLVKVNCSAVSEHLLESELFGHEKGAFTDAREPREGLFEMADGGTLFLDEISEMKLDLQAKFLRVIEGHPFRRVGGRREIRVDVRVVAATNRTVPDLIRQKQFREDLYYRLNAFQIAVPPLRQRGHDIALLGRHLLGHSASALRKGPLTLSDEAEKLLLSYHWPGNVRELSNVMEHAAILCETAEVGPEHLPSELHVAATVRPFVSQPGALPTLQEVERHYIAHVVHRVGGNVSEAARILGIARNTLRAKLRES; encoded by the coding sequence ATGAGCATCACCATGCTGATAGTCGAGGACGATGCGGGACTACGCCGCTCATTGGAAAAATTCTTCCGTCAGGACGGCTATACGGTCGTGGTCGCAGAGCGGGCCGATCAGGCCATGCGCCTGCTGCATGAAAACCTAATCGATCTGATGCTGCTGGACATCCACCTGCCCGACCGCTCCGGACTCAGCGTGCTCGCGGAAACGTGCGAACTTGATCCGCGGATCCTGACGATCGTGATGACCGCTTACGCCGATATTCAGACGGCGGTGCGTGCCATGCAGGGCGGCGCCCACGATTTCGTCGTCAAACCGTTTGAGCTTGACGAATTGCACCTGATCGTGGAGCGCGCTGTCGAAGCCCGCCACCTGCGGCGGCAGGTGCGGCGTTTTGAACGCGAGCGGATCAGCGGCGAGCCGGTTCAGGAGCTGCTTGGCCAGAGCCCGGTCATGCGTCAGTTGCGCGACCAGATCGACAAGGTCGCCGTGGCGCAAAGTCCAGTACTGGTCGTGGGGGAAACCGGCACGGGCAAGGAACTGGTCGTCAATACGATCCATCGCCGCTCGCGGCGTGTCGCGGGGCCGCTGGTGAAGGTCAACTGCAGCGCCGTATCGGAGCATCTCTTGGAAAGCGAGCTGTTCGGGCACGAAAAAGGCGCGTTTACCGATGCCCGTGAGCCTCGCGAAGGGCTGTTCGAGATGGCCGATGGTGGAACGCTTTTTCTCGACGAAATCTCCGAGATGAAGCTCGATCTTCAGGCGAAGTTTCTGCGCGTCATTGAGGGGCACCCGTTCCGACGGGTCGGCGGACGGCGGGAGATCCGTGTCGATGTGCGCGTGGTGGCGGCGACGAATCGGACCGTGCCGGACCTGATCCGCCAGAAGCAGTTCCGCGAAGACCTGTACTACCGTCTCAACGCTTTCCAGATCGCCGTACCGCCGCTACGGCAGCGCGGCCACGATATCGCGTTGCTCGGTCGCCATCTGCTGGGGCACTCGGCCTCCGCGCTGCGCAAAGGCCCGCTGACGTTGTCCGACGAGGCGGAAAAGTTGCTGCTGAGCTACCACTGGCCGGGCAATGTGCGTGAGTTGAGCAACGTAATGGAACACGCGGCGATCCTGTGCGAAACCGCCGAGGTGGGTCCGGAGCATCTGCCGTCGGAACTACATGTGGCCGCGACAGTTCGGCCGTTTGTCAGTCAGCCGGGCGCTCTGCCTACCTTGCAGGAAGTCGAGCGGCACTACATCGCGCATGTGGTCCACAGGGTAGGCGGCAACGTCTCCGAGGCTGCCCGCATCCTCGGCATCGCCCGCAACACCCTCCGCGCCAAACTGCGTGAATCCTGA